One genomic window of Nakamurella panacisegetis includes the following:
- a CDS encoding LamG domain-containing protein, which yields MSVVTMRRRVTSAMSAVALAGAALTLPVVMAPAVSAAPAPVADRTATMVTADALPTTQIDGVAWSQVILGNRVFVGGDFTTARPYGAAPGVGTVPRTNLLAYTLSTGVLDPTFAPVLNGQVKAVALSPDGSRLYIGGDFTTVNGQPRSRIAAFDTTSGDLIANFAPSMNHIVNSLVVTTTTVYAGGDFTQVNGLWRIRLAAIRTSDGALTSWAPQADLAVWSMALTPDTSKLIVAGAFVNMNGSVANGSAALDPVNGTSLPWAASAAIVVGGTSSAMTSVTTDGSAMYVTAYTYGGTHNFEGMASLDPATGSIIWLEDCHGDSYSSYSDGKVAYVVGHAHYCLNVGGFNQLSSEWQRTLAFTHNATGTLLTNKQSGYKDWAGTPSPTMLNWFPTLQSGTFTGQSQAAWTVTGNGEYVIQGGEFPAVNNNPQQGLVRFAVPAKAPNKQGPRLSGADFLPTAATAVGQGTRVTIGANWDRDDSDLTYSLIRDGDTAHPIGTKVVTSQFWNLPVVTLADPGHDLAPSSTHSYAVAVKDRDGNTVVSDPISMTTNAAASPYAQLVLADQPTGFWRLDEASGKTLYDWAGSADAATSTGLTRGTVGAIAGDSDRATTFSGSSTGYGAAPASAVGANDPLTLEAWVKTTSSSGGAILALGNAATGTSTVTDRVLYMDNSGRILFGVNNGTPQAISSVSTYRDGVWHHVVATLGGDGSSLYVDGIRVARNSALNSASASAGYWRIGGDNLTGWPNKPTSNYLSAGIDEAAVYPRTLTAQQIAAHAVAGGKSIPAAPTDPYAAAVFNDGAETYWRLGETSGTVAADSGIFANKPGTYRGGFTLNQPGAIANSADKAVKLNGSNAFVSSQGAVINPVNFSAEAWFKTTSTAGGEIIGFGNSQTGTSTSYDREVFASNDGRLNFLVGTAKLVTPKPYNDGAWHHVVASSDSTGRNVYVDGALVVAGSAMTPLVTTGYWRVGGDSTAGSTSRFLNGTVDEPAIYYSALSPAQVAAHYTLGSGVAPNQAPTARFTSTATALSIAFDGSASTDPDGTVASYSWNWGDGTAAGTGATPTHVYASPGNYQVTLTVTDDKGALGSSTKTIAAAANQLPTAAFTSVRNGLTITVDGSSSADPDGSVAAYLWNWGDNSTAGSGATASHAYAAAGTYAVSLTVTDNWGGSATTTQSITVAPNQAPVAAFTSQASDLVVAVDGTQSVDADGTVASYDWNWGDNSPNSAGATASHTYAQSGTYSITLTVTDNQQATGTVTHDVTVLAANQLPNAAFTPTITNLSLAVDASASTDPDGSISTYSWNWGDNTPADSGVSATHVYSAAGTYQVTLTVTDDRGGSASRSTPVTAVLPTTVVGTDTFGRTVSNGWGSADTGGAWTLSGTASRFAVAGGRGSMSLSTAGAALAAYLNGISVKDVDLVSNVSFDKTLAGAAVYVAQDVRRISTSNYRIKARLDPNGSVQLSTVRVVGGVETTLKTVTVAGLTYTQSTVLRMRVQTTTDATGTTLSGRIWAVGASEPAVAQVSSVDTTAALQASGGVGLWTYLGSTATNAPLTASFDNVGVISSDR from the coding sequence ATGAGTGTCGTCACAATGCGGCGGCGGGTCACGTCGGCGATGTCGGCGGTCGCCCTCGCCGGCGCCGCGTTGACTCTTCCGGTCGTCATGGCGCCGGCTGTCTCGGCGGCTCCGGCCCCGGTGGCCGACCGGACGGCGACCATGGTCACCGCGGACGCCCTGCCGACCACCCAGATCGATGGCGTGGCCTGGTCCCAGGTCATTCTCGGCAATCGGGTCTTCGTCGGAGGCGACTTCACGACCGCTCGTCCCTATGGTGCGGCGCCCGGGGTGGGAACGGTGCCCCGGACCAACCTGCTCGCCTACACCCTGTCCACGGGAGTGCTGGATCCGACCTTTGCCCCGGTCCTCAACGGCCAGGTCAAAGCCGTTGCCCTGTCCCCAGACGGAAGTCGTCTCTACATCGGGGGCGACTTCACCACGGTGAACGGTCAACCGAGGTCCAGGATCGCGGCGTTCGACACCACGTCCGGAGATCTGATCGCCAACTTCGCCCCCAGCATGAACCACATCGTGAACAGTCTCGTGGTCACCACCACCACGGTCTATGCCGGCGGCGATTTCACGCAGGTCAACGGGCTCTGGCGCATCCGGCTGGCGGCGATCCGGACCAGCGACGGTGCGTTGACCAGTTGGGCCCCGCAGGCCGATCTGGCCGTGTGGAGCATGGCGCTGACCCCTGACACCTCCAAGTTGATCGTTGCCGGGGCCTTCGTCAACATGAACGGTTCGGTCGCCAATGGTTCGGCCGCTCTCGACCCGGTCAATGGCACCTCGCTGCCCTGGGCGGCCAGTGCCGCCATCGTGGTCGGCGGTACGTCCTCGGCGATGACGAGTGTCACCACCGACGGTTCAGCCATGTACGTGACGGCGTACACCTATGGCGGCACCCACAATTTCGAAGGCATGGCCTCCCTCGATCCGGCCACCGGGTCGATCATCTGGCTCGAGGACTGCCACGGCGATTCCTATTCGTCCTACTCCGACGGCAAAGTGGCCTACGTCGTCGGTCACGCCCACTACTGCCTCAACGTCGGAGGGTTCAACCAGCTTTCCTCCGAGTGGCAGCGCACGTTGGCCTTCACCCACAACGCGACCGGGACGCTCCTGACCAACAAGCAGAGCGGCTACAAGGATTGGGCCGGAACCCCGAGCCCGACCATGCTGAACTGGTTCCCGACACTGCAGTCGGGCACCTTCACCGGCCAGTCCCAGGCCGCCTGGACCGTGACCGGCAACGGAGAGTACGTCATTCAGGGCGGGGAGTTTCCTGCCGTCAACAACAATCCCCAACAGGGCTTGGTGCGATTCGCCGTCCCGGCCAAGGCTCCCAACAAGCAGGGACCGAGGCTCAGCGGGGCGGACTTCCTGCCCACGGCGGCCACGGCGGTCGGTCAGGGGACTCGCGTCACCATCGGAGCCAACTGGGACCGTGACGACTCCGACCTGACCTACTCCCTGATCCGCGACGGCGACACGGCTCACCCGATCGGAACCAAGGTCGTAACCTCCCAGTTCTGGAACCTGCCGGTGGTCACTCTGGCCGATCCCGGACACGACCTCGCCCCGTCCTCGACTCACTCCTATGCCGTCGCGGTCAAGGATCGGGACGGGAACACCGTGGTCAGCGATCCGATATCGATGACCACCAACGCGGCGGCAAGCCCGTACGCGCAACTCGTACTGGCCGATCAACCGACCGGCTTCTGGCGCCTCGACGAGGCCAGCGGCAAGACCCTCTACGACTGGGCCGGCTCGGCCGACGCCGCCACCTCGACCGGGCTCACCCGTGGGACGGTCGGGGCGATCGCCGGCGACTCCGACCGGGCTACCACCTTCAGCGGTTCGAGTACCGGGTACGGCGCCGCTCCCGCGTCCGCCGTCGGGGCCAACGATCCGCTCACCCTGGAAGCCTGGGTGAAGACCACGTCATCGAGCGGCGGTGCCATCCTGGCGCTCGGCAATGCCGCCACCGGAACCTCGACCGTCACCGACCGGGTCCTGTACATGGACAACTCGGGCCGCATCCTGTTCGGGGTGAACAACGGTACCCCGCAAGCGATTTCCTCGGTGAGTACCTATCGGGACGGCGTCTGGCACCACGTCGTCGCCACCTTGGGCGGCGACGGCAGCAGCCTGTACGTCGACGGTATCCGAGTCGCTCGCAACTCCGCGTTGAACTCGGCTTCGGCATCCGCCGGCTACTGGCGCATCGGCGGCGACAATCTCACCGGATGGCCGAACAAGCCGACCAGCAATTATCTGAGCGCCGGTATCGACGAGGCCGCGGTGTATCCACGAACCTTGACCGCGCAGCAGATCGCGGCCCACGCCGTGGCCGGTGGCAAGTCGATCCCGGCGGCGCCGACCGACCCCTACGCGGCGGCCGTCTTCAACGATGGAGCCGAGACCTATTGGCGGCTCGGTGAGACGTCGGGCACCGTCGCCGCAGATTCGGGCATCTTCGCCAACAAGCCGGGCACGTACCGAGGCGGGTTCACCCTGAATCAGCCCGGCGCCATCGCCAACAGCGCCGACAAGGCGGTCAAGCTGAACGGCAGCAACGCTTTCGTCAGCAGTCAGGGCGCGGTGATCAACCCGGTCAACTTCAGCGCGGAGGCCTGGTTCAAGACGACCAGTACGGCTGGTGGCGAGATCATCGGCTTCGGCAACTCGCAGACCGGTACATCGACCTCCTACGACCGAGAGGTGTTCGCCTCCAACGACGGGAGACTCAACTTCCTGGTCGGAACGGCCAAGCTGGTCACCCCTAAGCCGTACAACGACGGGGCCTGGCACCACGTGGTCGCGAGCAGTGACAGTACGGGCCGGAATGTGTACGTAGACGGGGCCCTGGTTGTCGCCGGATCCGCCATGACCCCGTTGGTGACCACCGGCTACTGGCGGGTGGGCGGGGACTCGACCGCGGGGTCGACCAGTCGATTCCTGAACGGCACGGTCGACGAACCTGCGATCTACTACTCGGCCCTGAGCCCGGCCCAGGTGGCTGCGCACTACACGCTCGGTTCTGGCGTGGCGCCGAACCAGGCGCCGACGGCCCGCTTCACGTCGACGGCCACGGCCCTGTCCATCGCGTTCGACGGGTCGGCTTCGACCGATCCCGATGGAACCGTCGCGTCCTACTCGTGGAACTGGGGTGACGGAACGGCGGCCGGAACCGGCGCGACGCCGACGCATGTGTATGCGAGCCCGGGCAACTACCAGGTCACCCTGACTGTGACCGATGACAAGGGCGCCCTCGGGTCCTCGACCAAGACAATTGCGGCGGCGGCGAACCAGCTGCCCACCGCTGCCTTCACGTCGGTGAGGAACGGCCTCACGATCACCGTCGACGGTTCGTCGTCCGCTGATCCGGATGGATCCGTCGCCGCCTACCTCTGGAACTGGGGTGACAATTCGACGGCCGGCTCGGGCGCCACCGCCTCGCACGCATACGCCGCGGCCGGTACCTACGCCGTCAGCCTGACGGTCACAGACAATTGGGGCGGTTCGGCGACGACCACCCAGTCGATCACCGTCGCTCCGAACCAGGCGCCGGTCGCGGCCTTCACCTCCCAGGCTTCGGACCTGGTCGTGGCCGTCGACGGAACTCAGTCGGTCGATGCCGACGGCACCGTCGCGTCCTACGACTGGAACTGGGGTGACAACTCGCCGAACAGCGCGGGCGCGACGGCCAGCCACACCTACGCCCAGTCGGGGACCTACTCGATCACCCTCACGGTCACCGACAACCAGCAGGCCACCGGCACCGTGACTCACGACGTCACTGTGCTCGCAGCCAATCAACTACCGAACGCCGCGTTCACCCCCACCATCACCAACCTGTCGCTGGCGGTCGATGCCTCGGCCTCGACCGACCCGGATGGTTCCATCAGCACGTACTCCTGGAACTGGGGTGACAACACCCCAGCCGACTCCGGCGTGAGCGCGACCCACGTCTACAGCGCGGCCGGCACCTATCAGGTGACGCTGACGGTCACGGACGATCGCGGCGGCAGTGCCAGCCGTTCGACGCCGGTTACCGCCGTACTGCCCACCACCGTCGTCGGCACCGACACGTTCGGCCGGACCGTGAGCAACGGTTGGGGCAGCGCGGACACCGGCGGGGCCTGGACGTTGTCCGGGACGGCCTCTCGGTTCGCGGTCGCCGGCGGACGGGGTTCGATGAGCCTCAGCACGGCGGGGGCGGCGCTGGCCGCATATCTCAACGGGATCTCGGTCAAGGACGTCGATCTGGTCAGCAACGTGTCCTTCGACAAGACGCTGGCCGGAGCCGCCGTCTACGTCGCCCAGGACGTGCGCCGGATCAGTACGTCCAACTACCGGATCAAGGCGCGCCTCGATCCGAACGGCAGCGTTCAACTCTCCACGGTGCGAGTCGTCGGCGGCGTCGAAACCACACTCAAGACGGTGACGGTCGCCGGGCTGACCTACACGCAGAGTACGGTCCTGCGCATGCGCGTTCAGACCACCACCGACGCCACCGGCACGACTCTGTCCGGCCGGATCTGGGCTGTCGGCGCCAGCGAACCGGCGGTGGCTCAGGTCAGCAGTGTCGATACGACGGCGGCCCTGCAGGCATCGGGCGGGGTCGGGCTCTGGACCTATCTGGGATCGACGGCGACCAACGCACCTCTGACGGCGTCCTTTGACAACGTCGGGGTTATCTCGTCCGACCGTTGA
- a CDS encoding LamG domain-containing protein has protein sequence MERTSLGRRLRSVGAALTLLVGGIVVSVAAAAPAAADLSPVQQPSASLVTADSLPTTQVDGVVWQQVINGNTVYAAGSFANARPAGASPGVNTTPRANLLAYDLTTGNLISSFNPSLNAQARAITKSPDGSRIYVGGDFTTANGQTRSRIAAYSTADGSLISTFQPSFSGRVNAIVATNTTVYVGGDFTQVNGLWRIRLAAIRASDGAVLGWNPQADRVVNALTLTTDGTKLIAGGAFENINTSPAYGLAALDPTTGALLPWNATSLVRDAGPQAAILSLTASGTSVYGSGYVFGSGGNLEGAFKADGATGNIQWIEDCHGDTYGVAVLNSVVYTVNHAHYCQNIGGFFQSNPWSINMRHTLAFTDAVTGTIAHDTQGYPDWYGNPSPSLYNWFPDMTEGTVTGQSQAAWTVTGNSQYVVMGGEFPTVNASGQQGLARFALKSIAPNKQGPRLSGSSWTPTLTGLAAGTVRVAWPSNWDRDDLNLTYKVTRNGGATPVYTTVAAATYWNRPTLGFIDKGLTPGATYTYRIQAVDPDGNAQNSPIVSVQAPDSGTISAYANQVIADGAAPFWRLSETSGTSVIDYAGFNDGVGGTGLVRGTAGAIIGDSNTATTFDGTSASTVTTATAVPAPDTFTVEAWFKTTTTQGGKIIGYGNNNTGLSGSYDRHVYMDNAGHLFFGVYPGSVQTVSTSGTYNDGAWHQVVASLGAAGMTLYVDGVRAANRSDITTGQAYSGFWVVGGDNLGGWTNQPSSNYFNGAIDEVAIYPTQLSRQVVANHYTLSGRTVPGSTAPGDAYGSLVWNADPDLYWRLDDSNSVAADASPYNQPGYYLGGVTQQVAGGIHGTTDTAAAFDGSTGQVISNNTFTNPTTYSEELWFNTTTTSGGKLIGFGDSASGLSSNYDRHVWMQNDGTLVFGTWTGQTNTITTPSSYNDGHWHHMVATQSSDGMKLYVDGQLTGTNPQTAAQAYTGRWHLGGDTVWFGASSHYFAGKLDDAAIYSRALSSQDVLQHYQVGSGTVPNQLPVAAFTTQSTDLSLAADGTSSSDPDGSISSYSWNWGDNTAAGSGATANHVYAAAGTYTVTLTVTDNQGGTNSVSHNVTVTAANQLPTAAFTSTATNLSVAFDGSTSSDPDGSISSYSWNWGDNTAAGSGATPTHVYAAAGTYTVTLTVTDNRGGTNSVSHNVTVAAANQLPTAAFTSTATNLSVAFDGSTSSDPDGSISSYSWNWGDNTAAGSGATPTHVYAAAGTYTVTLTVTDNRGGTNSVSHNVTVAAANQLPTAAFTSTATNLSVAFDGSTSSDPDGTIASYAWNWGDNTAAGSGATPTHVYAAAGTYTVTLTVTDNQGGTNSVSHNVTVTAAATAVATDNFGRALTNTWGTADVGGAWSPTSNSSMSVAGGFGVIRLATAGTGPLATLNSVSARDVTGVVDVQMDKDATGGGVYANMVVRRVGTTDYRVKVRFVAGGSVQLITSRVVSNAETTLQTVNVAGLTYAVGDTLRLRFKVTGSGTTTLSARVWKVGTTEPAAFQINSTDTTAALQVAGAVGIQGYLSSTATNAPVTLKFDNFEVDPA, from the coding sequence ATGGAACGAACTTCCCTCGGTCGTCGGTTGCGGTCGGTCGGCGCAGCGCTGACCTTGCTGGTCGGCGGGATCGTCGTGTCGGTCGCCGCGGCCGCGCCGGCCGCGGCTGATCTGAGCCCGGTACAGCAGCCGTCGGCCAGCCTGGTGACCGCGGACTCGCTGCCGACGACTCAGGTCGACGGGGTGGTGTGGCAGCAGGTGATCAACGGCAACACGGTCTACGCGGCCGGTAGCTTCGCCAACGCCCGGCCGGCCGGGGCATCACCCGGGGTCAACACGACGCCGCGGGCCAACCTGCTCGCCTACGACCTGACCACCGGCAACCTCATCTCGTCGTTCAATCCGTCCCTGAACGCGCAGGCTCGGGCGATCACCAAGTCGCCGGATGGTTCGCGGATCTACGTGGGCGGCGACTTCACGACCGCGAACGGTCAGACCCGCAGCCGCATTGCGGCCTACAGCACCGCCGACGGTTCCCTCATCTCCACCTTCCAGCCCAGCTTCAGCGGCCGGGTCAACGCCATCGTGGCCACCAACACGACGGTGTACGTCGGCGGTGACTTCACTCAGGTCAACGGCCTTTGGCGGATCCGGCTGGCCGCCATCCGAGCCAGCGACGGTGCCGTGCTGGGCTGGAATCCGCAGGCCGATCGAGTGGTCAACGCGCTCACCCTCACCACCGACGGTACGAAGCTGATCGCCGGCGGAGCGTTCGAGAACATCAATACCTCGCCCGCCTACGGCCTGGCCGCCCTGGATCCGACGACCGGAGCCTTGCTGCCCTGGAATGCCACCTCACTCGTGCGGGACGCCGGCCCCCAGGCCGCCATCCTGTCCCTCACCGCGTCGGGGACCAGTGTCTACGGCTCCGGATACGTCTTCGGCAGCGGTGGCAACCTGGAAGGGGCGTTCAAGGCCGATGGCGCGACCGGCAACATCCAGTGGATCGAGGACTGCCACGGCGACACCTACGGGGTCGCGGTACTCAACTCGGTCGTCTACACGGTCAACCACGCGCACTACTGCCAGAACATCGGCGGGTTCTTCCAGTCCAATCCCTGGTCGATCAACATGCGGCACACCCTCGCCTTCACCGACGCGGTGACCGGAACGATCGCCCACGACACCCAGGGCTACCCCGACTGGTACGGCAACCCGAGCCCGTCCTTGTACAACTGGTTCCCGGACATGACCGAAGGCACGGTGACGGGGCAGTCGCAAGCGGCCTGGACCGTCACCGGCAACAGCCAGTACGTGGTCATGGGCGGCGAGTTCCCGACCGTCAATGCCAGCGGTCAGCAAGGTCTGGCCCGCTTCGCCCTGAAGTCGATCGCCCCCAACAAGCAGGGCCCGCGGCTGTCGGGCAGCTCCTGGACGCCGACCCTGACCGGCCTCGCGGCCGGAACGGTCCGGGTGGCCTGGCCTTCCAACTGGGATCGGGACGATCTCAATCTGACCTACAAGGTCACTCGCAACGGCGGTGCCACTCCGGTGTACACGACGGTGGCGGCAGCCACGTACTGGAATCGGCCCACCTTGGGATTCATCGACAAGGGGTTGACCCCGGGTGCCACCTACACCTATCGCATTCAAGCGGTCGACCCGGACGGAAATGCGCAGAACAGCCCGATCGTCAGCGTGCAGGCGCCGGATTCCGGCACGATCAGCGCCTACGCCAACCAGGTCATCGCCGACGGGGCGGCGCCGTTCTGGCGACTGTCCGAGACCTCCGGCACCAGCGTCATCGACTACGCCGGATTCAACGACGGCGTCGGCGGCACGGGCCTGGTACGCGGTACGGCCGGCGCCATCATCGGGGACTCCAACACCGCGACGACGTTCGACGGCACGTCGGCTTCGACGGTGACGACCGCGACGGCGGTGCCGGCCCCGGACACGTTCACGGTGGAGGCGTGGTTCAAGACCACCACCACCCAGGGCGGGAAGATCATCGGGTACGGCAACAACAACACGGGTCTGTCCGGAAGCTATGACCGGCACGTGTACATGGACAATGCCGGGCATCTGTTTTTCGGTGTGTACCCCGGATCGGTACAGACCGTGAGCACCTCGGGCACGTACAACGACGGGGCCTGGCATCAGGTCGTGGCCAGCCTCGGTGCGGCCGGCATGACGTTGTACGTCGACGGAGTCCGCGCCGCCAACCGGTCCGACATCACGACGGGTCAGGCCTACTCGGGCTTCTGGGTCGTCGGTGGGGACAACCTGGGCGGCTGGACCAACCAACCCTCGAGCAACTACTTCAACGGCGCGATCGACGAGGTGGCGATCTACCCGACCCAGTTGTCCCGGCAGGTGGTGGCCAACCACTACACGCTCAGTGGTCGGACTGTTCCGGGATCGACAGCACCGGGGGATGCCTACGGCTCGCTGGTCTGGAATGCCGACCCCGACCTGTACTGGCGCCTTGACGATTCGAATTCGGTCGCCGCTGACGCGTCGCCCTACAACCAGCCCGGCTACTACCTCGGTGGGGTCACCCAGCAGGTCGCCGGAGGCATCCACGGCACCACCGACACCGCGGCCGCGTTCGACGGCTCGACCGGCCAGGTGATTTCGAACAACACGTTCACGAACCCGACCACGTATTCCGAGGAGTTGTGGTTCAACACGACCACCACCTCGGGCGGAAAGTTGATCGGATTCGGCGATTCGGCATCCGGGCTGTCCAGTAACTACGACCGACATGTCTGGATGCAGAACGACGGGACCCTGGTGTTCGGCACCTGGACCGGGCAGACGAACACGATCACCACTCCGTCGAGCTACAACGACGGTCATTGGCACCACATGGTGGCAACCCAGTCCAGTGACGGGATGAAGCTCTACGTCGACGGGCAGCTGACCGGGACCAACCCGCAGACCGCGGCCCAGGCCTATACCGGCCGCTGGCACCTCGGTGGCGACACTGTGTGGTTCGGCGCCTCGAGCCACTATTTCGCCGGCAAGCTGGACGATGCCGCGATCTATTCCCGAGCCCTGTCGTCCCAGGATGTGCTGCAGCACTACCAGGTGGGCAGCGGCACTGTCCCCAACCAGTTGCCGGTGGCGGCGTTCACCACACAGTCCACCGATCTGTCGCTCGCCGCGGACGGCACATCATCGTCCGATCCGGACGGCTCCATCTCGTCCTACTCGTGGAACTGGGGTGACAACACGGCGGCGGGCAGCGGAGCTACCGCCAACCATGTCTACGCGGCGGCCGGGACCTACACGGTGACGCTGACCGTGACCGACAACCAGGGCGGGACCAACTCGGTCTCCCACAACGTGACGGTCACGGCGGCGAACCAGCTGCCGACCGCTGCGTTCACCTCGACGGCGACCAACCTGTCGGTGGCGTTCGACGGTTCGACGTCGTCCGATCCGGACGGCTCCATCTCGTCCTACTCGTGGAACTGGGGTGACAACACGGCGGCCGGGTCCGGGGCGACTCCGACCCATGTCTATGCGGCGGCCGGGACCTACACGGTGACGCTGACCGTGACCGACAACCGGGGTGGGACCAACTCGGTCTCCCACAATGTGACGGTCGCTGCGGCGAACCAGCTGCCGACGGCTGCGTTCACCTCTACGGCGACCAACCTGTCGGTGGCGTTTGACGGTTCGACGTCGTCCGATCCGGACGGCTCCATCTCGTCCTACTCGTGGAACTGGGGTGACAACACGGCGGCCGGGTCCGGGGCGACTCCGACCCATGTCTACGCGGCGGCCGGGACCTACACGGTCACGCTGACCGTGACCGATAACCGGGGTGGGACCAACTCGGTCTCCCACAATGTGACGGTCGCTGCGGCGAACCAGCTGCCGACCGCCGCGTTCACCTCGACGGCGACCAACCTGTCGGTGGCATTCGACGGTTCGACGTCGTCCGATCCGGACGGCACGATTGCCTCGTACGCCTGGAACTGGGGTGACAACACGGCGGCCGGGTCCGGGGCGACCCCGACCCATGTCTACGCGGCGGCCGGGACCTACACGGTGACGCTGACCGTGACCGACAACCAGGGTGGGACCAACTCGGTCTCTCACAATGTCACGGTCACGGCCGCGGCCACCGCAGTCGCGACGGACAACTTCGGCCGTGCCCTGACCAACACCTGGGGCACCGCGGACGTCGGCGGAGCATGGAGCCCGACATCGAACTCCTCGATGTCGGTGGCCGGCGGTTTCGGCGTCATCCGCCTGGCCACGGCCGGCACCGGACCATTGGCCACTCTGAACTCGGTGTCGGCCCGGGACGTGACCGGTGTCGTGGACGTCCAGATGGACAAGGACGCGACCGGGGGAGGCGTCTACGCCAACATGGTGGTCCGTCGCGTTGGCACCACGGACTACCGCGTCAAGGTCCGGTTCGTGGCCGGCGGATCGGTCCAGCTGATCACGAGCCGCGTGGTCTCCAATGCCGAGACCACTTTGCAGACAGTGAATGTCGCCGGCCTGACCTACGCGGTGGGTGACACGTTACGGCTGAGGTTCAAGGTGACCGGAAGCGGCACCACCACCCTCTCCGCCCGGGTCTGGAAGGTGGGCACCACCGAGCCGGCTGCTTTCCAGATCAACAGCACCGACACGACGGCTGCGCTTCAGGTGGCCGGAGCCGTCGGGATCCAGGGGTACTTGTCGTCCACGGCGACCAATGCCCCGGTCACTCTCAAGTTCGACAACTTCGAGGTTGACCCGGCCTGA
- a CDS encoding DUF1972 domain-containing protein, translated as MKHPRPAPTVGADPDRLLRIAMVGTRGVPARYGGFETAIEEVGRRLVDRGHQVVVYCRTAGTSTTPPAGRYLGMELVHRPALRSRSLETLSHTALSVGHLLQNRTDVAVVFNAANAPFLPLFRAARIPVATHVDGLEWKRAKWGPMGRRYYRTAEWLAVKQSDALIADAIGIADYYRERFDVGTDIISYGAPKTAGISSSRLSELGLTANDYHLVVARFEPENHVDMIVQGFVQSGSRLPLIVVGSAPYSDEYTRRVHAAADDRIRFLGGVWDQELLDQLYAHARIYWHGHSVGGTNPSLLRAIGAGTATNAYDVNFNREVLGSAGRYFGTAADVAARVENDESADLNLVARRAAARSRAAAYDWDDVTDRYEDLARRLARGSRKYDETKVRS; from the coding sequence ATGAAACATCCCCGCCCTGCCCCGACCGTTGGCGCCGATCCTGATCGGCTCCTGCGTATCGCCATGGTCGGCACGCGCGGGGTCCCGGCGCGCTACGGGGGATTCGAGACGGCGATCGAGGAGGTCGGCCGGCGCCTGGTCGATCGCGGCCATCAGGTGGTGGTCTACTGCCGTACAGCCGGGACGTCGACTACGCCGCCCGCGGGCCGGTACCTGGGTATGGAACTCGTACATCGGCCGGCCCTGCGTAGCCGGAGTCTGGAGACGCTGAGCCACACTGCCCTCTCGGTCGGCCACCTGCTGCAAAATCGTACTGATGTGGCTGTGGTGTTCAATGCGGCCAATGCGCCGTTCCTGCCGCTTTTCCGTGCGGCGAGAATTCCGGTAGCCACTCACGTTGACGGGCTGGAATGGAAGCGCGCAAAATGGGGGCCGATGGGCCGCCGGTATTACCGAACGGCCGAGTGGTTGGCGGTCAAGCAGTCCGACGCCTTGATCGCCGACGCGATCGGGATCGCCGACTACTACCGCGAAAGGTTCGACGTCGGAACCGATATCATCTCCTACGGGGCGCCCAAGACGGCCGGGATCTCGTCGTCACGGTTGTCCGAGCTGGGGTTGACCGCCAATGACTACCATCTCGTTGTCGCTCGCTTCGAGCCCGAAAACCACGTGGACATGATCGTCCAAGGATTCGTTCAGAGCGGTTCGCGTCTGCCGCTGATCGTGGTCGGGTCGGCTCCCTATTCCGACGAATACACCAGGCGCGTACACGCCGCCGCGGATGACCGCATTCGATTCCTGGGCGGTGTCTGGGATCAGGAACTGCTCGACCAGCTGTACGCGCACGCCCGCATCTACTGGCACGGGCACAGCGTCGGCGGAACCAACCCGTCCCTGCTCCGGGCGATCGGGGCCGGGACCGCGACCAATGCCTACGACGTGAACTTCAACCGAGAGGTGCTCGGCTCGGCCGGTCGCTATTTCGGCACCGCGGCCGACGTCGCGGCACGAGTGGAGAACGACGAATCGGCCGATCTCAACCTGGTCGCCCGCCGTGCGGCGGCACGCAGTCGTGCGGCGGCCTACGACTGGGACGACGTCACCGACCGATACGAGGATCTGGCCCGGCGGCTTGCTCGTGGCTCACGCAAGTACGACGAGACGAAGGTCCGATCATGA